One window of Paenibacillus sp. FSL K6-3182 genomic DNA carries:
- a CDS encoding M20 family metallo-hydrolase, which translates to MEKELSINGKRLHRRIDELAQIGKIGDTGVCRLALSKEDLAGVELVWSWMLEAGMKARIDPFGNLIGVLEGADSAAPVLMLGSHIDSQPYGGRFDGVIGVLGAIEAVQTMVEKGFKPARNIEVVAFCDEEGCRFNKGLFGARGMTGKLEEGELDRTDKNGVTRREALIAFGCDPAAFEGYVFDEGRIAAFLELHIEQGPVLESLHEPIGIVSGISGPVWWTVEMTGFAGHAGSVPMSMRQDALVGSAKVIIALHELASAEPGAPTVGTVGSLSVFPDSRNIIAEKVSFTVDFRDIDQSRRNRLEEQLLARMDAVCLEHGLTYTIREDTRSDPRYCAPELRELMHEEAAKIGLAPPILMSGPFHDSLTMSYVCNYGMIFVRCKDGISHNPKEYSSPEDIELGVELLYRTAHRLSD; encoded by the coding sequence GTGGAGAAAGAACTCAGCATTAATGGGAAGCGGCTGCACAGGCGTATTGATGAGCTCGCTCAGATTGGCAAAATTGGTGATACAGGCGTTTGCAGGCTGGCGCTGTCGAAGGAGGATTTGGCAGGTGTAGAGCTGGTGTGGAGTTGGATGCTTGAAGCGGGGATGAAGGCGCGGATTGATCCGTTCGGCAATTTAATCGGTGTTCTAGAGGGAGCTGACTCGGCAGCACCGGTACTTATGCTTGGCTCCCATATTGATTCGCAGCCATACGGCGGGCGATTCGATGGCGTGATTGGCGTATTAGGGGCAATTGAAGCCGTTCAAACGATGGTTGAAAAAGGCTTTAAACCAGCTAGAAATATTGAAGTTGTCGCTTTTTGTGATGAAGAAGGCTGCCGGTTTAACAAAGGGTTGTTTGGCGCAAGAGGAATGACCGGGAAGCTTGAGGAGGGGGAGCTTGATCGGACGGATAAAAATGGTGTGACTCGCAGGGAGGCGTTGATCGCGTTTGGATGTGATCCTGCTGCGTTTGAAGGTTATGTTTTTGATGAAGGGCGAATAGCTGCTTTTCTGGAGCTGCATATTGAACAAGGTCCAGTGCTGGAGTCGCTCCATGAACCGATTGGAATCGTCAGCGGCATATCCGGCCCTGTCTGGTGGACGGTAGAAATGACTGGTTTCGCAGGACATGCGGGTTCCGTGCCAATGTCTATGCGCCAGGATGCATTGGTCGGCAGCGCTAAGGTTATCATCGCACTCCACGAATTAGCTAGCGCTGAACCTGGCGCACCGACTGTAGGAACGGTTGGTTCGCTGTCGGTATTTCCGGACTCGCGCAACATTATTGCAGAGAAAGTAAGCTTCACCGTTGATTTCCGTGATATTGATCAGAGTCGCAGGAACAGGCTGGAGGAACAGCTTCTTGCAAGGATGGATGCTGTTTGTTTAGAGCATGGCTTGACGTACACAATTCGTGAGGATACACGGAGTGATCCGCGTTACTGCGCGCCTGAGCTTAGAGAGCTTATGCACGAGGAAGCGGCGAAAATAGGGCTTGCCCCGCCCATTCTGATGAGCGGCCCGTTCCATGATTCGCTAACGATGTCCTATGTTTGCAACTACGGAATGATATTTGTTCGCTGCAAGGACGGGATTAGTCATAATCCGAAGGAGTATTCATCACCGGAAGATATCGAACTCGGTGTAGAGCTTCTCTACCGAACAGCGCACAGATTAAGTGACTAA
- a CDS encoding aspartate aminotransferase family protein has protein sequence MGVNEAAMNEEDKAALLEKDRNYLWHHISPHNENPMVIVSGEGSWLTDMDGNRYFDGMSGMWCVNVGHGRVEIAEAAAEQMKTVAYATLIQSHIPAIELAAKLNEWLIGDYRFFFSNSGSDANEVAFKIGRQYHHQRGKGSKYKYISRHRAYHGNSMGALSATGQAQRKLKYEPLGVGFSHVPPPYCYRCPFGQTKGSCKMQCAQAYEDAILWEGADSVAGIIVEPVITGGGMIVPPDPYLARLRKICDKHDVLLIVDEVICGFGRSGEKFGHQNFGVRPDIVTMAKGLTSAYSPLSATAVSAEMYESFKESGADNHFRHVNTFGGNPVSCAVALKNIEIIERENLVSRSAYIGKELFSRIKPLESHQYVGELRIFGSAIGIELVEDKRTKEPASAARVAAIIAECKQKGLLISKNGDTVPGFMNILTLSPPLSTTDDEIVFIAETLLQVFGV, from the coding sequence ATGGGCGTGAATGAGGCAGCAATGAATGAAGAAGACAAAGCAGCGCTGTTAGAGAAGGATCGGAACTATTTATGGCATCATATTTCTCCTCATAATGAGAATCCAATGGTTATCGTATCGGGAGAAGGAAGCTGGCTAACGGATATGGATGGGAATCGCTATTTCGACGGCATGTCCGGGATGTGGTGCGTCAATGTCGGTCATGGCCGGGTTGAAATCGCTGAAGCGGCTGCGGAACAGATGAAGACAGTAGCTTATGCGACTCTCATTCAATCTCATATTCCGGCAATTGAGCTGGCTGCGAAGCTGAATGAATGGCTCATTGGCGATTATCGATTTTTTTTCTCCAACTCAGGTTCAGATGCCAATGAAGTCGCCTTCAAAATCGGCCGCCAGTATCATCATCAACGCGGGAAGGGCTCTAAGTACAAATACATTTCACGCCACCGCGCCTATCACGGCAATTCTATGGGGGCACTTAGCGCCACAGGGCAAGCGCAGCGCAAGCTGAAATACGAGCCGCTAGGTGTGGGATTTTCCCATGTGCCTCCGCCCTATTGCTATCGTTGTCCTTTCGGGCAAACGAAAGGCTCCTGCAAAATGCAATGCGCTCAAGCCTATGAGGATGCCATCCTATGGGAGGGTGCAGATTCGGTCGCTGGCATTATCGTTGAGCCAGTTATTACCGGAGGTGGAATGATTGTGCCGCCTGATCCCTATTTAGCTCGGCTGCGAAAGATCTGCGATAAGCACGATGTCCTGCTCATTGTTGATGAGGTCATTTGCGGCTTCGGCCGCTCAGGAGAGAAATTTGGGCATCAGAACTTTGGGGTAAGGCCGGATATAGTGACGATGGCGAAAGGGCTGACAAGCGCATATTCTCCATTATCTGCAACGGCAGTGTCCGCCGAAATGTATGAAAGCTTCAAAGAAAGCGGAGCAGACAATCACTTCCGTCATGTTAATACCTTCGGAGGCAATCCTGTATCCTGCGCGGTGGCGCTAAAAAATATAGAAATTATAGAACGTGAAAATTTAGTCAGCCGTTCTGCCTATATTGGCAAAGAGCTGTTTAGCCGAATCAAGCCGCTTGAATCACATCAGTACGTAGGCGAGCTTCGAATTTTTGGTTCGGCTATCGGTATCGAGCTGGTGGAGGATAAACGAACAAAGGAGCCAGCATCTGCTGCAAGAGTTGCTGCTATTATTGCGGAGTGCAAGCAAAAAGGACTGCTCATTAGCAAAAATGGAGATACAGTGCCGGGATTTATGAATATTTTGACGCTGAGCCCGCCTTTGTCGACTACGGATGATGAGATTGTATTTATAGCCGAAACGCTGCTTCAGGTTTTCGGTGTCTGA
- a CDS encoding NAD(P)-dependent oxidoreductase produces the protein MGAIGKSVFIPVESLRRNFAEVKAGMRPKEAIEESNRCLYCYDAPCIKACPTGINIPSFIKKIASGNMKGSARVIMDANPVGATCARVCPTEELCEGACVMNESSKPIMIGSLQRYATDWAIKNNQQLFEAGQSNGKSVAIIGGGPAGLSAARELARFGFAVTIFEAKEQAGGLDTYGIVSFRLPQSIALWEVEQVKKLGVDIRTNTAIGSDVATDSLLAQYDAVLLAIGMSKVPYLNIEGEQLTGVYDAIDFVEATKTELTNDFAGKRVAVIGAGNTAVDAATCSVRLGAAKVKMVYRRTREEMTAYEFEFEFAKQDGVEFEWLSAPSRIIGDADGNVEALECMRMQLEEDEQGGRKKVTPVEGSSFLLDVDVVIKAIGQTRHLPLIEQLGLHHKQGIVMVNTETYQTSNPQIYAAGDVIFGEGQGDAMVVAAAQQGKLAAYSIYKTLVAGRENDG, from the coding sequence ATGGGCGCGATAGGAAAGTCGGTGTTTATTCCTGTCGAATCACTGCGGCGAAACTTTGCAGAGGTGAAGGCAGGCATGCGGCCAAAGGAAGCTATAGAGGAATCGAACCGTTGTTTGTACTGTTACGATGCTCCGTGCATAAAAGCGTGCCCGACGGGCATTAACATCCCTTCTTTTATCAAAAAAATTGCTTCCGGCAATATGAAGGGATCTGCTCGCGTCATTATGGATGCCAACCCGGTTGGAGCGACCTGCGCCAGAGTGTGTCCGACTGAGGAGCTGTGCGAGGGCGCATGCGTAATGAACGAATCCTCAAAGCCGATTATGATCGGCAGCCTGCAGCGCTATGCTACGGATTGGGCGATAAAAAATAATCAACAGCTGTTCGAAGCTGGTCAAAGCAACGGCAAATCGGTGGCAATTATAGGCGGCGGACCAGCAGGTCTGTCTGCTGCGCGCGAGCTTGCGAGATTCGGCTTCGCTGTTACGATATTCGAAGCGAAGGAACAAGCGGGCGGTCTTGATACATATGGCATCGTTTCGTTTCGTTTGCCGCAGAGCATCGCTCTGTGGGAGGTTGAACAGGTGAAGAAGCTGGGCGTTGATATTCGGACGAATACAGCAATTGGTTCTGACGTTGCCACAGATTCGCTGCTTGCGCAGTATGATGCGGTTTTACTTGCGATAGGAATGTCGAAGGTGCCTTATCTTAACATCGAGGGAGAACAATTAACCGGTGTGTATGACGCCATTGATTTTGTAGAAGCGACCAAAACGGAGCTTACAAATGACTTTGCTGGCAAACGTGTAGCGGTAATCGGTGCGGGCAATACGGCGGTTGATGCGGCTACCTGCTCGGTGAGGCTCGGGGCTGCAAAGGTGAAGATGGTATACCGCAGGACGAGAGAGGAAATGACCGCCTACGAGTTTGAATTCGAATTCGCGAAGCAAGATGGTGTGGAGTTTGAATGGTTAAGCGCTCCCAGCCGGATTATCGGAGATGCTGATGGAAATGTCGAGGCGCTTGAATGCATGAGGATGCAGCTTGAAGAGGATGAACAAGGAGGAAGAAAAAAGGTGACACCGGTAGAAGGCTCCTCTTTCCTGCTTGATGTTGATGTTGTCATTAAGGCAATTGGTCAGACACGTCACTTGCCGCTAATTGAGCAGCTGGGCTTGCATCATAAGCAAGGAATTGTGATGGTGAATACGGAAACCTATCAGACCTCAAATCCCCAAATTTACGCTGCTGGCGACGTTATTTTCGGTGAAGGCCAAGGTGATGCGATGGTAGTTGCCGCCGCACAGCAAGGCAAGCTGGCAGCTTATTCGATTTACAAAACGCTAGTTGCAGGGAGGGAAAATGATGGCTGA